TATAGTCATATATATGGTACTCTGCTAATGTACACAACTGAACTAGTGACTGCATAAAATTCACTAATCCCTTAATCCATTAATCAAACTTCGACTCTCGAATTCGGTAAACAATAAGAAATCGAACAATAATGCGGCATCAGTAAGATGGACCCTCTTAGGCTCTTACTAATAAAAGCcaccaatttcaaaaatcttcagTCTCAAAGTCAATACTTCAATTGATATGAATTGAGTGTAAAAATAGCAGGAAATtacgattttatttttattctaggTAGAGACCGCATCACCATTGCAGCTACAGGAAATTGATAACCGATCAAATTTAATACAAATACAAGATATATAACTCAAGCACAATTGTTAATCAACAGCTGATATAGCCAAATAAAACCCAATTAGATCAGATTTATGAACTATGAATAAGAATCAAAGCTAAATTCAAGTAACTGTTATAGCAACCTAAAACTACTGAAGCTTAGCCATTAATGAAATCAAGTGAGGTCTACATGCAAAGACAATTAAGTAAGTAGAAGTTTAGTAACGTAATAACGTCAGATCTGAAAATTCAAAATCTACTAATACTTTGATGTAACAGTAATACAAACTAGACATCAGATACTACTACTAAGTTTAACACATAATTTGCTCAAAGCAGATACACATTAACATTTTAATTCAGCAAAAGACGAGCCCTCATTACAATAGAACATAGAATTGGgattcattaatattttaaaaacccTATAATATACCAGGACCGAAACTTAAGCCCTCTCGCCTCTGATTCTGCGAGCCAACTGAATATCCTTCGGCATAATGGTGACTCTCTTGGCATGAATAGCGCAAAGGTTAGTATCCTCGAAAAGACCGACGAGGTAAGCCTCAGCAGCTTCCTGTAGAGCGGCGACGGCGCTGCTCTGGAATCGGAGATCAGTCTTGAAATCCTGGGCGATTTCCCGAACAAGACGCTGAAACGGAAGCTTACGAATCAAAAGTTCAGTGCTCTTCTGGTACTTCCTGATTTCTCTCAGAGCCACCGTTCCTGGACGGAAACGATGAGGCTTCTTAACTCCTCCGGTCGCCGGAGCTGACTTTCTGGCGGCCTTAGTTGCCAGCTGCTTCCTTGGAGCCTTACCGCCGGTGGATTTGCGAGCTGTCTGCTTGGTACGTGCCATGTCGATTAGAAAGTAACGGAAGAGAAGATGCGAAATTTGATTTTCTCGAGAAAGTGTGAGGAGAATTTGAGAGATGGTGTGAATGATGGGAAATTGGGGAATTGTTATATAGCTGCAGATTTTGGGGGTGGTGAAAGGCGGGAAATGAAAATGGTATTGGGGAGACTGATTTGAGGAGATTGTAGCCGTTGATGGAGAGGAGAGGGCTTATCGACGGTTGTGAGGCTTTTAAAGTTGGAGAATGGGATCGCGATCCGTGGCAGTGAGATTGTAACCAATAGAGTTGTCTCATTAAGCTCTTTGTCCTTGACAAATGCTAATTGCTATATTTTGCACATAAtcgatataaataaataaaggaaaagtaggATTTTAGATCTTAATATatagattgaaaattttttttgttttaatttttttcatacaaaattgtttctaaactttaaaattgttttaaaattatattttttatttaaatactaaaattttagatcaaattatgcgtaacaaaaaaattataaaatataaaaaaaataataagagaaagagaGTGTTTTTGTTCTTacaaaaagaaaatggaagaagaaaaagaaaaaaaaagaagaaggtgtCTACGATTTATTTCTGTCTCAATTTCTATCGTCACTCTCGTACAATTTTGATCCAaagtaaggacgattttaaaactatgtCCTTAAGGgcgattttgtatgaaaaaaaattagggaCAAAAAAATTAGAGCGAATACCCAAGGCCCTTAACATAAAAAATACCCAATTCGATCTCTATACTTTATTTTCATGGGACTAATTAGTCCCTATGCCAAAAGAAATACATGAGCTAATCAGTCCTATAAAAGTAAAGCTTAGCTATTCAGGGGCTaagttaggtatttttttttaagGGATTTGTTATCTTTCGAGATATTGCCAAGGCGTTTaagatttttcttaaaaaaattttgacttatattttagagactaaaattgtacttaacccataaataaataaagacaattatttttgtattttctaaatattagagaataatttttttaatatattatcacataataaaattaattatactggtatttaatatagaaaataattttttatattttatttgaatataaattattatatttaaattaaatcctaaattattatttttatttttatgagaagacaaaatttaataaatacttgCATAATCTtggattaaatttaataaatgttcaaaaaaatttatttaaatttattatatatgaaattgattaaatatttaattatttcatgTGTTAAAAATATACTGCATAAAATGTGTTTATTTATCTACTTTGTAAAGAGCTAACAATCAAAACTAGAcactaaattaaagaaaaaacaaattccttttttcttttattttttggagTCAGCCTTGAGCGTTGAGCCCTTGACGGCTTTGGTAGTTAACCACTAAAACGGCAATCCAGTTTGTCAAATGCCACTGTTTAGCCTTTAACGTCGTCGTTTTATCGCATCTGTGGATTCATTGCACCGAACAACGTGTGGTGGCTTTATCGGAGAAAAGTGAAATTACAGTGTAACACGGCGAGATTCGCTGATTAGGCGCAAAACCCCAAGTCTGCACCCATTTACAAAACAAAATCTCGTTTAATTCGAATTCCCCAGCGCAAGTTTTTGGTGCTTCCGATTTTTTTCGCGCGAAGCAAAACCCAGAAGAATTGCTTAATTGAAAAATGACAGAAGATAGCAGCGTTAGGGTTTCTTCTTCCGATGAAGCCAACGTCCCCAACGATGCATCACACGCaaggcagaggtaaattacaaaTTTTCGTTTTGCAGATTATGTTGAATTGGTAGAACCTTTGTGCACTGTGGATTACGTCATTTAATTGTTATTTTCATGTTTGTTTCTCTTAGAGATATGCAAGTGTTTGATTAATTTGATTGCGACTATTTGAGAGTTAAAATTGATGAGTGATCGAGACGCTAAACTTCAATGTATTTAAGGCATAGTTTCGGTCTGTTTTTGTGcgtaggaagaagaagagaaagtggGATCAACCAGCTGAGTCGTTGGTAGCTGTTGGGATGGCGGTCCCTGGAGTTATTCCTTTAAGCACCACTGCAACCCTTGGTGGAGGGATTTCATATCCGGGCATAGCTCCAGTCTCTGGTGCAGTTTTAACAAATCCATTGGTGGCATCAGTTCAGCAACAAACTACAATTGGAGCAGTCCAAAAACCTAATCAAGTGAGATATCTACTCATCTCAAACTTACAATGTTCATCATTTATGCAGATGATAATTTTCCTACCAAAACCACAAATCAAACTGGTGCTTTGCAAAATGTCTATTTGAAGTGTTGtcttaatatatatgtatttatttttcaatatgcTGCTGAAGGCTGTTTTTCCACCACGAATTTTGTTTGATAGTCGATCTGGTTTTTGTTTTGTGATTTGTTCTTAATATGTTATGTGTTCCTTATTTTGATTTTGGGATGAATTCTCATGTAGCAGAAGATCCAAGATGAATTAATAATTGCTCGAGAAATTGTCATCAACGATGCTGAGTCTTCTGTTCGGTACAAGTTGACAAAACGCCAGACACAAGAGGAGGTGAATTATATGCAATCAATTCCACATCCCTATCTCCAAGCATTTCTCACTCACTCTCATCCTTAGTAAAAAATTTTCCACCTTATGCAGATTCAGAGGTGCACCGGTGCTATAGTTATCACTAGGTTTGTGGTGCACGCCATTTGCAAAGTCAGTCCTTTTTAGTGTTTCCTAGCCCCTGCATTTGAtgctgatttttttgtttttttttgttttccctcTGCAGGGGGAAGTATAGGCAACCTAATGCACCAGCAGATGGAGAGAAGCCATTGTATCTTCACATTTCTGCAGGAGCTCATGTAACAGCTACTGTCTTTTAAGTAGAATGATGCTTGGGTTAAATAACCAGACTTAACCATTTATTACTAGAAACAGATAGATGAATTCCTTTGAAACTGATGCGTTTCTATCTTGAATAATTAATATGTGGCTTTTTTGTCTTATGATTGATCATTCACAACAATAGTGATATTTCATGATTTGGTTTTCCTTTGGGTGACACCTAATAATTTGCAGATAAAAGAGACGGCAGAACGAATTTTAGCTGTTGATCGTGCTGCTGCAATGATTGAAGAAATGCTAAGACAGGGGCCGAATTCACAGTTGGTTCCTTCTTCCCCACCTTCCATCCTAGCTAATGGGCTGAAGGTAATTCATCCATTATTAACTTATGGATATTCACTATGCTGTTGTAATGTTAAGATATTGACAACCGATATTTCTGCATGAATCAGGTGTTCAGTGAAAGTGTGTTTTTGGGCTTTGATGCTGACCCATCATTGAATATTGCTGCACGAATACGTGGACCAAATGTGAGCGCTTGACTACAGTACTTAATTGATTTGTCTATTCATAGTTCACTGTTTTAGGTGGGAGTTGTGTATGACTATACATAAACTTAATGTCTGCCACAATTcctatttgttttccttttttttttcttggttgcACCTGATGGTTTGTGGTGTGACCATATGTTCATCTGCTGTATTTGTTTTCATACTTCTACCatttttctatcctttattatgtGTGCATGTGTCCTACTATTTTTTAACTTCTGATATGATGGTGTGGAAATACCTAGAGTTAGTAGGACTAGGAGTTTTCAAATGGATGATTAGGCAAGAAAAAAGGGAGGATAGAACTGGGGGATGGATGAAATGTTGTAATGTTAAATATGGCATAGAAGTATTAGTTAAGTGCAAAGTAGTGAATAGAAGGTGGAGACTGAATGGCTACTGGTTTGCATTAGTAAACTGATTCTGAACTTATGCTGATTTTAGCCTTGATCAGCCTTCTTAGGCTTCTACTAGTTGAATGCCCTgcatctttatgtttatttccaTCTTTACTTTAGTTTCTTGTGAACTTTGTGTATATTGAGGTTGAAATAATCTGATGTTTCAAGCTTTTCTGACATCCCCATACAATTGGGAGAAATTGTTTTGGTGTTGGTGGTGCTTTTGGATTTGAACGTGCAGGACCAGTATATAAATCACATTATGAATGAAACAGGAGCTACTGTTATACTGAGAGGACATGGTTCAGGAAGCGATGAATGCTCAAATGGAGAAGGTCCATTTTTTTGTCCTTTATGATCTGAACTTTGTAAATGGCATGTTAGTTCAGCATAGCATATTCTTTATATGTATGGTTCGCAACTGGATTTTTTTTCCTGGTTGCAACAGATGGACAGCAGCCCATGCATTTATTTTTGTCGAGTAACAATGCAAAAAGTCTTGAAGATGCTAAGCTTCTGGCTGAAAACCTCTTGGATACAATCAGCGTAGAGTGTGGTGTTTCcaggtatttaatttttttaatgttaagGGTTTAGGATATGTAAGCCATTTTTCAGTTGTGAAATAACGAGGAAATATTTCCTTCCTCAGgtattataattattagtatCTGACTATCTGATATAAAGCAGAAACACCAAGTTTTAAGATAGATACTTTTTAGTATTTGGTAACCTTTTTCATACGACATTTTAATATCAACATGTCCTTATATGATGAGGGATCCTCACTGCTGTAAATAATTGTTTAGGGTACTCTTTCCGAAGCTAAGAATGGATGAAGGGTAATTAGCTGAGGTTGAGGTATACATTGGGATTAGAATGCTCTGGGTTTTATTTAAGCCCTTACAACCCGTTAGCCCTAGTTTTCTGAATTGCAGGCAGGTGCCCAACAGCTGCCCTCAACTCACTCTCATGGAATTATTGGGCtgcataaattattattataaacctCAGTGTCCAATTTCATTTATACGGACTGTGTACTTTGACTTGGGAATTTGAACTCTCGAGTTCATTTTTTGTCAAAGTATTGACACGTAGAACTTGATTTCATTTATGGTGCATTTTAGTTTTGTCTAGAACTGAAGTGGAGTTTGAAAGGGAAGTGTGGGTGGAAGTTTAAGTTGCTAAATGTAATTGGTAATTGAGAATATTTCCTCTGCCTTCTGCAAtttcaattctttagattttgtgTTATCTGGTGGTTTTCAAGTGTTTTCATGATGACAATTTTTATTTAGTTGGATTTGTAAATAACTTATGTTCAACTGTCTTAGGGTTTCATCATGTAAGGTTTATAGTGCTGTTCCACAGCCACAGCAGGTATATAGTGCTGTTCCACCACCTCAGCAGGTATATAGTGCTGTTCCACCTCCCCAGCAGGTTTATAGTGTTGTACCACCTCCCCAGCAGAACCCTACTGCCATTTCAACCCCACTAGTTTACAGTGCTGTTCCACCCCCACAGCAGTTGTTAGCTGGAGTTCAGAGTTCCACAATGGGGCTAGAGGCGACTACAGGCTTAACCACCAGTTCAATATCATCAGCTGTGGGCTCCACACCAGTTACTCCAGCTTCCTTTGTTGGTGTTCCTGGTGTCGCCACTACTGCCCTCGCACCAGGTGCTACACCATATTCTGCAGGATATTTGAGCTCTGGTTCCCAAGCAAACTCGATTGGTTATACTCCCCCTTCAGTATTAGGTGGCACTAGCTATATTGGATACGGTGGAATATATCCCCAAGCTACTCCTTTGCAGCAAGTGGCCCTTGTCCTGCGACACTCTCCTTCCATTGCTTCAACAGTTGctccaacaacatcagcatcaAATGAAGAATCTAAATCTAAGTCGACCACAAGCTCTGAAGTTGAAAAGGAGAAACGGCCACCTCAGAGGCGGAAGTTTCAAGAATTACCAGTTGGCTCAAATGGCACACGGAAATTCAATCAGGTCATTGCATTACTATTGCTAAAATCTTTGAAATACAACATTGCCTGTATCCAAGGAAAagtcttttgttcccctttattCCATTGTAGTTTTTTTAGTAACATTGGTAATAATATAATGGTTTGGATTCTGAAAGTCCAATAGTTCTACCTGTGGTCCATGGATCTAATTACTGGGTGTAGAAATTTAAATATTTCAGCAAGCATGGAGGTAAGAGTGACCCTCCATCGTGTTGAATATGTTATCTCTGGGCTCTAAAATGAGGAGCACCACaatgaagaaaagagaaaaaaaaattaaaatagaaaaatctcTGTTGCCTTTCTTAATTTACAAAAGGATTTTCAAGAATCTTGATTTCACAATAATGCCAATTCTATTCCTTTCAGAGCCCCTAGTTACATTGACGCCAATTCCTAATATTTGAGTCATAGGTTGCCTTTTCCTTGTATGTTCAGATAATATATTACAGGAATAATGGTAATTCTTGTTAATAAAGACTATAACCTATTGTGTCATTTAAAAATAATAGGGTAGTTaagttttttctattttgttttcaggaTCAAAggaaataaaattacaaatttgCAATTCAATAGCTCCATGGAAATACCGtgttgagattttattttttttcatagctTGCTTGGGTTTTTCTGATCCTGTGTCACCAGTATGCTGTATATTCACTGTTAGCTTGTATATACTAGGAAAAGAGAGCCCTTATGCTTATGTTTTCTATATAACTATGCACATCTTAACTTTGtgacttctctttcttctttctttatcAATGACAAGTAGAAAATTAAATGTTTTTAATCTTCAGCTCTATTTTACCATACATATTACCTTGTGCTGACTGTTAGTGCTTAATATTCCAGGTATTTTCTCTGACCTTCTATGAAGCTAATAGGCTGACACTGGACCTGTCTGTTGGGCCGTTGGTTTGTATGTTTGACAGGGTTTTCAGTTTTGGAGGAATTAGGAGGGCGCTCATTGCTTCAATGAATTTGTCATTGTCAATCTGAGatattctgatttttttttttttaatcttagcTCCACTTGAAACGGTTTTATCAGCACCaaattgatttaatttcctgGGGGAAAAAAGATCATCTGAGATAGGAATAGGAGAAAATATATGTTACAAATGGGATATCATAGTAAAGTATAATTGATAGGGGAGATAATTAGATGCGAGTAAAATACATCAAATGAGAAAGATTTATGAGTTTCTTGGTTATTATCCATTGAACAGGCATGGGTAAacatcataattttttaaaactttgGTGTTGACAACCTCATCCGGCACAAGGTGATAAGTAACCATATCCATGAAAAGACCATGCAAGTGTTTTAACCCTCGTGAAAGCTTTACCCTATGTCTCTATTCATTCAAGAACtcgtgtttttattttaaaaaaaatgtccaTCCTCATCAAGAAATTAAGTTATGTGCTAGACTTTTTGTTTAGATATTTCCACATTGATTCTATATTTGATCTTGGTACTTCAAATCATTGCTATATATTGtttatcattttttctttttaatttttcctatTCAGTCTCAATTGACTTTTAGTTTGGTGTGTCGGGACAATTATTACAATAACATCTGATTCAGAAGTTGTGTCtggattttttttcctttctcttccaATCTAACTTAATTGCAGGGATTAGAGCATTTAAAACCTAATGAACAATCTGCTGATATGGCTGTGAGGAAAGTATTGACTATGCCAGCTCCTAAGAAGTTGATCCAGCCATCATCCAATGGAATGCCTCCTCCTCCCCCAAGAAAAATGCCCCCACCACCACCTCCACCTAAATTTCATGATCCACCTGAAGTTAAAGTACAGGACAAAAGCGAGAGTTTTCCTAAGACAAAATCTGATGCAGTTCCTGGTTAGAGTGAATCCTACTTTTGCTTTACCGTTTTGATTTTCTTGCTAACAACATTGTAACGTTTCTTTGATACATCATTCTGTGCCAGGGTGGCCCTGTAATTTTACTTTTAAGTACCCTGCTGGCTAACTTCTACATCAATTTATGTGAATTCTTTATCCATTTCAGATACTTTGGTGAAGCTGATGGAATATGGAGACGAGGATGATGATCTAGACGATTCTAGTGAGGAATCACTTGCTAGCTCACCGCGCAAAGTTGGGGCTCAAAAGCCTTTCTGGGCTTTATGATATGATCCATAAGTGTATGCTGGAAAGCATGAGATGTAAATAAGTAAAGGTTGGGATGGAGCCAGTTCTTGTTAATGTGAGTTGCTGGATCGGCGATTATGGTTACTCTTCCAGGTGGAACAAGGTCGTAGTCCTGAGCATAACTTTTGGAGTGAAAATAGGTTGTTGAGTAGCATCACCTTAAAAGTTCTTAAATTGCACATACTCATTTGCTTTGGGATACCAATTGTTCCGTTGTAATTTTTTGTTCTAATTTGAGTATACATAATACATGTATTTAGGAGTAGTTGGCTGCCAGTGTGATGTAGCAATGCTGTGTTACAAGGGATTGAAATAGGGCTTTTGTTTCACCCCTTTTT
The sequence above is drawn from the Arachis hypogaea cultivar Tifrunner chromosome 4, arahy.Tifrunner.gnm2.J5K5, whole genome shotgun sequence genome and encodes:
- the LOC112797867 gene encoding histone H3.2, with the translated sequence MARTKQTARKSTGGKAPRKQLATKAARKSAPATGGVKKPHRFRPGTVALREIRKYQKSTELLIRKLPFQRLVREIAQDFKTDLRFQSSAVAALQEAAEAYLVGLFEDTNLCAIHAKRVTIMPKDIQLARRIRGERA
- the LOC112797868 gene encoding protein RIK isoform X2 → MTEDSSVRVSSSDEANVPNDASHARQRKKKRKWDQPAESLVAVGMAVPGVIPLSTTATLGGGISYPGIAPVSGAVLTNPLVASVQQQTTIGAVQKPNQKIQDELIIAREIVINDAESSVRYKLTKRQTQEEIQRCTGAIVITRGKYRQPNAPADGEKPLYLHISAGAHIKETAERILAVDRAAAMIEEMLRQGPNSQLVPSSPPSILANGLKVFSESVFLGFDADPSLNIAARIRGPNDQYINHIMNETGATVILRGHGSGSDECSNGEDGQQPMHLFLSSNNAKSLEDAKLLAENLLDTISVECGVSRVSSCKVYSAVPQPQQVYSAVPPPQQVYSAVPPPQQVYSVVPPPQQNPTAISTPLVYSAVPPPQQLLAGVQSSTMGLEATTGLTTSSISSAVGSTPVTPASFVGVPGVATTALAPGATPYSAGYLSSGSQANSIGYTPPSVLGGTSYIGYGGIYPQATPLQQVALVLRHSPSIASTVAPTTSASNEESKSKSTTSSEVEKEKRPPQRRKFQELPVGSNGTRKFNQGLEHLKPNEQSADMAVRKVLTMPAPKKLIQPSSNGMPPPPPRKMPPPPPPPKFHDPPEVKVQDKSESFPKTKSDAVPDTLVKLMEYGDEDDDLDDSSEESLASSPRKVGAQKPFWAL
- the LOC112797868 gene encoding protein RIK isoform X1, which produces MTEDSSVRVSSSDEANVPNDASHARQRKKKRKWDQPAESLVAVGMAVPGVIPLSTTATLGGGISYPGIAPVSGAVLTNPLVASVQQQTTIGAVQKPNQQKIQDELIIAREIVINDAESSVRYKLTKRQTQEEIQRCTGAIVITRGKYRQPNAPADGEKPLYLHISAGAHIKETAERILAVDRAAAMIEEMLRQGPNSQLVPSSPPSILANGLKVFSESVFLGFDADPSLNIAARIRGPNDQYINHIMNETGATVILRGHGSGSDECSNGEDGQQPMHLFLSSNNAKSLEDAKLLAENLLDTISVECGVSRVSSCKVYSAVPQPQQVYSAVPPPQQVYSAVPPPQQVYSVVPPPQQNPTAISTPLVYSAVPPPQQLLAGVQSSTMGLEATTGLTTSSISSAVGSTPVTPASFVGVPGVATTALAPGATPYSAGYLSSGSQANSIGYTPPSVLGGTSYIGYGGIYPQATPLQQVALVLRHSPSIASTVAPTTSASNEESKSKSTTSSEVEKEKRPPQRRKFQELPVGSNGTRKFNQGLEHLKPNEQSADMAVRKVLTMPAPKKLIQPSSNGMPPPPPRKMPPPPPPPKFHDPPEVKVQDKSESFPKTKSDAVPDTLVKLMEYGDEDDDLDDSSEESLASSPRKVGAQKPFWAL